The Microbulbifer sp. TB1203 nucleotide sequence GCGGGCGCGGAACTCGATATAGCGGGTACAGCCCCAGGCCGCGGTGAGGAAGCTGCGATACTGCTCGCGGCTGGGAGGATACATCTCGCCGTCCGCGTGCCGCTGTTCAATATAGCGGGCGTAGAGTTCGTAGTGCTCGTCGGTATCAATCCCGTCAACGTGAAAGATATCCAGGTCGCGATTGCGGCGCCAGCAGCGGCGCTGGTTGCGATTGGGGACAAACAGCCCCACGGGGATGCGCGCGGGGATACAGGCCCGGCAGGCGGCGCATTGGGGGCGATACAGGTAGCCGCCACTGCGGCGGAACCCCAGCTCCGAGAGGCGGCTGTAAAGGCGCTGGTCAACCAGGGTTTGCGGGTCCACGAAAACCGTGGTGGCCTCCCTGTCCGGAAGGTAACCACAGGGATGGGGCAGGGTGGCCAGTAAGCGCACCGAGTCGAGCTGGGAATACTTACTCATAGTTCCAGGATAGGGTCCAAGGCTGTGCAAACGCCGGCATTTCGACTCCGCTGCGCAAAAGCCGCTCAAAATCTGCCCGGGACACTTCCACCGCCCCCAGGCTGAACAGATGCGGGTTGCCCACCTGGCAATCGATCAGGGGGCAGCCCCAGGATTCTAGCTGGCGCACCAGGTGGACAAAAGCGACTTTGGAGGCATCCGTCGCGCGGTGGAACATGGACTCACCGAAGAACACCCGCCCCAGGGCGATGCCGTAAAGGCCGCCCACCAGTTCCCCGCCGCGCCAGGTCTCCACCGAGTGGGCGTAGCCCAGCCTGTGCAGTTGGACATAGGCATCGCGCATTTCCCAGGTAATCCAGGTGCCCTCGGTGTCGGCCCGGGAACTCCGGCAGGCGTCTATCACCCGCTCGAAAGCCCGGTCGAAGGTCACCTGGAATCCGCCCCGGCTCAGCGCCTTGCGCAGGCTGCGGCCTATGCGGAACAGGTCCGGAAATACCACGCAACGGGGGGAGGGGCTCCACCAGAGGATCGGCTGGTCGTCGGAATACCAGGGGAAAATGCCGCGGCGGTAGGCTGCCAGGAGCCATTCCGGGCTCAGCTGGCCACCGATGGCCAGCAGGCCATTGGGGTCACGTAGGGCGCGGTCGGTGGGGGGGAAATCGATATGCCCCTCATCGAGCAGTACCAGATGGCCTTCTGTAGATTTTGTCACGCCTCAGCCCCTTTGACTTCACTTACTGAGATTAACCAAATGAAAAGGGCGATCACAAGGATCGCCCTACAGAAGCCAGGATAGTAAGCATATCGAAGACCCTGGCACCGCTCTGGTCAACACAGGGGATCAATCGCCGCAGCCCGGAAGCCGAGCTGGCGCTGGGCGTCCCGGTTACTGCGCGTCCAGGAAGCGCTCCGCATCCAGCGCCGCCATACAGCCGGTGCCGGCGGAGGTCACCGCCTGGCGGTAGATATGGTCGGATACGTCTCCGGCAGCGAAGACGCCGGGTACCGAGGTCTGGGTGGCGTTGCCGTCCAGGCCACTCTGCACCAGGATATAGCCGCCATTCATTTCCAGCTGGCCGGCAAAGATATCGGTGTTGGGCTTGTGGCCGATGGCGATGAACACCCCGGAAACCTCCAGCTCTTTGGTGGAGTCGTCCTGGGTGCTGCGCAGGCGCACACCGGTCACGCCGCTGTCGTCGCCCAGCACTTCATCCAGGGTGTTGTGCCAGCATAGATTGATATTGCCGTTCTCCACCTTGTCCATCAGGCGGTCCTGCAGGATCTTCTCCGCACGCAACTCGTCCCGGCGGTGGATCAGGGTCACTTCGCTGGCGATATTGGAAAGGTACAGCGCCTCTTCCACAGCGGTGTTGCCGCCGCCCACCACCGCCACCTTCTGATCGCGGTAGAAGAAACCGTCACAGGTGGCGCAGGCGCTGACTCCGCGGCCCTGGAATGCCTCCTCCGAGGGCAGGCCCAGGTACTGGGCGGAGGCGCCGGTGGCGATAATCAGCGCGTCACAGGTGTAAGTCTCGTTGCCCTTGAGGGTAAAGGGGCGCTGCTTCAGGTCCACTTCTTCGATATGGTCAAAGATAATCCGGGTATCGAAGCGCTCGGCATGCTGCTGCATCTGAACCATCAGGTCCGGGCCCTGCAGATCCGCCACGCCGCCGGGCCAGTTCTCCACCTCGGTGGTGGTGGTCAGCTGGCCGCCCTGCTGCATACCGGTGATGACCACCGGGTTCAGGTTGGCGCGCGCGGCGTAGATGGCTGCGGTGTAACCGGCGGGGCCGGATCCGAGGATAATCAGGCGATGGTGGTTATTGCTCATGGAACGCTCTTAAACAAACAGTTAAAAACAGTGTATTGAACCTAGAAACTGCAGTTGGATCACGAAAGTCCAGGCAAGCTCTTGGCGCGCCCAGCAAATTTAATAATCGACTCATCACCAATAAGGTGACCACGCGATTTTTAAATTCACTATGCACACCAATATCTTATCTGTCTTTTTCGCGCCCAACTGCGGTTTCTAGGTTGGAGAATCCTCTCCGCCTCTCTCGACCGCTTTTTGATCAGTTGAGGCTATCAATTTGGCGGCCATGATAGGCGAAACGCGCCCCTCAACGAAATAGTTTGCCTTTATTTCTGCAATAACGCGCCGCTATTGACCTGGGGAAAAGGCGATTACAAAAAGTGCAGACTTCTTCACAG carries:
- a CDS encoding arginyltransferase, whose amino-acid sequence is MSKYSQLDSVRLLATLPHPCGYLPDREATTVFVDPQTLVDQRLYSRLSELGFRRSGGYLYRPQCAACRACIPARIPVGLFVPNRNQRRCWRRNRDLDIFHVDGIDTDEHYELYARYIEQRHADGEMYPPSREQYRSFLTAAWGCTRYIEFRARGRLVATAVSDVLTAGVSAIYTFFDPDEDKRSLGSFCILYQVEWARRLGLPSLYLGYWIEECQKMAYKSQFQPIELLRDNRWAIKSS
- the aat gene encoding leucyl/phenylalanyl-tRNA--protein transferase yields the protein MTKSTEGHLVLLDEGHIDFPPTDRALRDPNGLLAIGGQLSPEWLLAAYRRGIFPWYSDDQPILWWSPSPRCVVFPDLFRIGRSLRKALSRGGFQVTFDRAFERVIDACRSSRADTEGTWITWEMRDAYVQLHRLGYAHSVETWRGGELVGGLYGIALGRVFFGESMFHRATDASKVAFVHLVRQLESWGCPLIDCQVGNPHLFSLGAVEVSRADFERLLRSGVEMPAFAQPWTLSWNYE
- the trxB gene encoding thioredoxin-disulfide reductase, translated to MSNNHHRLIILGSGPAGYTAAIYAARANLNPVVITGMQQGGQLTTTTEVENWPGGVADLQGPDLMVQMQQHAERFDTRIIFDHIEEVDLKQRPFTLKGNETYTCDALIIATGASAQYLGLPSEEAFQGRGVSACATCDGFFYRDQKVAVVGGGNTAVEEALYLSNIASEVTLIHRRDELRAEKILQDRLMDKVENGNINLCWHNTLDEVLGDDSGVTGVRLRSTQDDSTKELEVSGVFIAIGHKPNTDIFAGQLEMNGGYILVQSGLDGNATQTSVPGVFAAGDVSDHIYRQAVTSAGTGCMAALDAERFLDAQ